From Carassius auratus strain Wakin chromosome 1, ASM336829v1, whole genome shotgun sequence, the proteins below share one genomic window:
- the rasa3 gene encoding ras GTPase-activating protein 3 isoform X1 — translation MAVEEEGLRVFQSVKIKIGEAKNIPPYPGPNKMRDCYCTVNLDQEEVFRTKTIEKSLCPFYGEDFYCEIPRSFRHLSFYIFDRDVFRRDSSIGKVAVKKEDLQKYHGKDHWFPLQPVCADSEVQGKVHLELRLSEVITDSGVICHKLATRVLECQDLPIVNGQCDPYAAVSLLGPSRSEAKKTKVKRKTNNPQFDEVFFFEVTKPLSYTKRQFDVEEDDVDKLALKVDLWTASNLKFGDEFLGEVRVPLKVLGQSGVHDAWYFLQPRDNGNKSVKADELGSLRLNIIYTEDHVFPTEHYNPLRDLLLLQSTHVEPVSASAAHILGEVCREKQEAAVPLVRLFLHYGKIVPFLSAIAHAEINRTQDPNTIFRGNSLTSKCIDETMKLAGMHYLRVTLKPIIDEICTDHKPCEIDPVKLKESENLDTNRENLRQYVDRIFNVITSSGVSCPTVMCDIFFSLRESAASRFQDDPDVRYTAVSSFIFLRFFAPAILSPNLFHLRPHHPDPCTSRTLTLISKTIQTLGSLAKSKSANFKESYMAAFYDYFNEQKYADAVKNFLDLISSSAHWDQKIIETPIMLKEGFMIKRAQGRNRFGLKNFKKRWFRLTNHEFTYHKTKGSNAKGEGALCSIPIENILAVERLEEESFKMKNMFQVIQPERALYIQANNCVEARDWIDILTKVSQCNRKRLSTYHPSAFLNGHWLCCKLSADTAPGCTPCTGGLPANIQLDVDGDRETERIYSLYSTYMSKLVKMQEACGSKSVYDGPEQEEYSTFVIDDPQETYKTLRLVISAVQTLEQQHMQYKRDKFRKTKYGSQEHPIGDQSFQCYIRQQSESSTYSI, via the exons gTGAAGCAAAGAACATCCCTCCATATCCGGGTCCGAATAAAATGCGGGATTGTTACTGCACAGTCAACCTGGACCAGGAGGAAGTGTTTCGAACCAAAACCATAGAGAAGTCTTTGTG TCCATTCTATGGCGAGGACTTTTATTGTGAAATCCCACGCAGTTTCCGCCATCTGTCCTTCTACATCTTTGACAGAGACGTGTTCAGGAGGGACTCCAGCATCG GTAAAGTGGCTGTGAAGAAGGAAGACCTGCAAAAATACCACGGTAAAGACCACTGGTTCCCGCTGCAGCCGGTCTGTGCAGACTCAGAGGTTCAG GGAAAGGTTCACCTGGAGCTGCGTCTCAGTGAGGTCATCACAGACAGCGGAGTCATCTGCCACAAGCTGGCAACACG GGTTTTAGAGTGTCAGGATCTGCCCATAGTGAATGGCCAGTGTGATCCGTACGCCGCTGTGTCTTTACTTGGCCCCTCCAG GTCAGAAGCCAAGAAGACGAAGGTCAAACGGAAAACCAACAATCCTCAGTTTGATGAGGTGTTCTTTTTTGAG GTGACAAAACCGCTGAGCTACACCAAACGACAGTTCGACGTGGAAGAGGACGACGTGGACAAACTTGCGcttaa GGTGGATCTGTGGACCGCCAGCAATCTGAAGTTCGGAGACGAGTTTCTCGGAGAGGTACGGGTGCCGTTGAAGGTCCTAGGACAGTCTGGTGTTCATGATGCATG GTACTTCCTGCAGCCAAGAGATAACGGCAATAAATCAGTGAAGGCGGATGAGCTGGGCTCGTTACGACTCAACATCATTTACACGGAGGACCATGTGTTCCCCACAGAGCATTATAACCCGCTCCGagacctgctgctgctgcagtcCACACATGTCGAG ccCGTCTCTGCGTCTGCGGCTCACATCTTGGGCGAGGTGTGCCGTGAGAAGCAGGAAGCCGCTGTCCCGCTGGTGCGACTCTTCCTGCACTATGGCAAAATCGTGCCTTTCCTCAGTGCCATTGCCCACGCAGAGATCAACCGCACACA GGATCCCAACACCATATTCCGGGGAAACTCACTGACTTCCAAATGCATTGATGAGACCATGAAGCTGGCGGGGATGCATTACCTGCGGGTCACACTCAAACCCATCATTGATGAA ATCTGCACGGACCACAAACCTTGTGAGATCGACCCCGTCAAGCTGAAGGAGTCTGAGAACTTAGACACAAACAGG GAAAACCTGCGGCAGTACGTGGACCGGATCTTTAACGTCATCACCAGCTCGGGTGTGAGCTGTCCCACCGTCATGTGTGACATCTTCTTTTCACTGCGGGAGTCTGCCGCCTCACGCTTTCAGG ACGACCCGGATGTGCGCTACACGGCTGTCAGCAGTTTCATCTTCCTCCGTTTCTTCGCCCCTGCTATCTTGTCACCGAACCTCTTCCATCTGCGTCCACATCACCCG GATCCGTGCACGTCTCGGACACTGACCCTCATTTCCAAAACCATCCAAACACTGGGAAGCCTGGCCAAGTCCAAATCT GCCAATTTCAAAGAGTCCTACATGGCTGCCTTCTACGACTACTTCAACGAGCAGAAGTACGCCGATGCAGTAAAGAAC TTCCTGGATCTGATCTCGTCCTCGGCCCACTGGGATCAGAAGATCATTGAGACGCCCATCATGCTGAAGGAAGG ATTCATGATCAAACGAGCTCAAGGGCGAAACCGCTTCGGTCTGAAGAACTTCAAGAAGAGATGGTTCCGCTTGACCAACCATGAGTTCACCTACCATAAAACCAAAGGTAGTAACGCAAAAG GAGAGGGTGCTCTGTGCAGCATCCCTATTGAGAACATCCTGGCTGTAGAGAGACTAGAGGAAGAGTCCTTCAAAATGAAAAAC ATGTTCCAGGTCATCCAGCCAGAGAGGGCGCTCTACATCCAGGCCAATAATTGCGTGGAGGCCCGCGACTGGATCGACATCCTAACCAAGGTCAGTCAGTGTAACCGCAAGCGTCTGAGCACATACCACCCGTCTGCCTTCCTCAACGGACACTGGCTCTGCTGCAAGCTGTCTGCAGACACTGCGCCCGGCTGCACACCCTGCACAGG GGGACTTCCTGCCAACATCCAGCTGGACGTGGATGGAGACAGAGAGACGGAGAGGATCTACTCGCTCTACAGCACGTACATGTCCAAACTAGTGAAGATGCAGG AGGCCTGTGGCAGTAAGTCGGTGTACGATGGCCCAGAGCAGGAGGAATACTCCACGTTTGTGATCGACGACCCGCAGGAGACATATAAAACCCTGCGACTCGTCATCTCAGCCGTACAGACACTGGAGCAGCAGCACATGCAATACAAACGAGACAAGTTCAGGAAAACCAAGTACGGCAGCCA GGAACATCCAATCGGTGATCAGAGCTTCCAGTGTTACATTCGCCAGCAATCAGAAAGCTCCACCTACTCCATCTGA
- the rasa3 gene encoding ras GTPase-activating protein 3 isoform X2 → MAVEEEGLRVFQSVKIKIGEAKNIPPYPGPNKMRDCYCTVNLDQEEVFRTKTIEKSLCPFYGEDFYCEIPRSFRHLSFYIFDRDVFRRDSSIGKVAVKKEDLQKYHGKDHWFPLQPVCADSEVQGKVHLELRLSEVITDSGVICHKLATRVLECQDLPIVNGQCDPYAAVSLLGPSRSEAKKTKVKRKTNNPQFDEVFFFEVTKPLSYTKRQFDVEEDDVDKLALKVDLWTASNLKFGDEFLGEVRVPLKVLGQSGVHDAWYFLQPRDNGNKSVKADELGSLRLNIIYTEDHVFPTEHYNPLRDLLLLQSTHVEPVSASAAHILGEVCREKQEAAVPLVRLFLHYGKIVPFLSAIAHAEINRTQDPNTIFRGNSLTSKCIDETMKLAGMHYLRVTLKPIIDEICTDHKPCEIDPVKLKESENLDTNRENLRQYVDRIFNVITSSGVSCPTVMCDIFFSLRESAASRFQDDPDVRYTAVSSFIFLRFFAPAILSPNLFHLRPHHPDPCTSRTLTLISKTIQTLGSLAKSKSANFKESYMAAFYDYFNEQKYADAVKNFLDLISSSAHWDQKIIETPIMLKEGFMIKRAQGRNRFGLKNFKKRWFRLTNHEFTYHKTKGEGALCSIPIENILAVERLEEESFKMKNMFQVIQPERALYIQANNCVEARDWIDILTKVSQCNRKRLSTYHPSAFLNGHWLCCKLSADTAPGCTPCTGGLPANIQLDVDGDRETERIYSLYSTYMSKLVKMQEACGSKSVYDGPEQEEYSTFVIDDPQETYKTLRLVISAVQTLEQQHMQYKRDKFRKTKYGSQEHPIGDQSFQCYIRQQSESSTYSI, encoded by the exons gTGAAGCAAAGAACATCCCTCCATATCCGGGTCCGAATAAAATGCGGGATTGTTACTGCACAGTCAACCTGGACCAGGAGGAAGTGTTTCGAACCAAAACCATAGAGAAGTCTTTGTG TCCATTCTATGGCGAGGACTTTTATTGTGAAATCCCACGCAGTTTCCGCCATCTGTCCTTCTACATCTTTGACAGAGACGTGTTCAGGAGGGACTCCAGCATCG GTAAAGTGGCTGTGAAGAAGGAAGACCTGCAAAAATACCACGGTAAAGACCACTGGTTCCCGCTGCAGCCGGTCTGTGCAGACTCAGAGGTTCAG GGAAAGGTTCACCTGGAGCTGCGTCTCAGTGAGGTCATCACAGACAGCGGAGTCATCTGCCACAAGCTGGCAACACG GGTTTTAGAGTGTCAGGATCTGCCCATAGTGAATGGCCAGTGTGATCCGTACGCCGCTGTGTCTTTACTTGGCCCCTCCAG GTCAGAAGCCAAGAAGACGAAGGTCAAACGGAAAACCAACAATCCTCAGTTTGATGAGGTGTTCTTTTTTGAG GTGACAAAACCGCTGAGCTACACCAAACGACAGTTCGACGTGGAAGAGGACGACGTGGACAAACTTGCGcttaa GGTGGATCTGTGGACCGCCAGCAATCTGAAGTTCGGAGACGAGTTTCTCGGAGAGGTACGGGTGCCGTTGAAGGTCCTAGGACAGTCTGGTGTTCATGATGCATG GTACTTCCTGCAGCCAAGAGATAACGGCAATAAATCAGTGAAGGCGGATGAGCTGGGCTCGTTACGACTCAACATCATTTACACGGAGGACCATGTGTTCCCCACAGAGCATTATAACCCGCTCCGagacctgctgctgctgcagtcCACACATGTCGAG ccCGTCTCTGCGTCTGCGGCTCACATCTTGGGCGAGGTGTGCCGTGAGAAGCAGGAAGCCGCTGTCCCGCTGGTGCGACTCTTCCTGCACTATGGCAAAATCGTGCCTTTCCTCAGTGCCATTGCCCACGCAGAGATCAACCGCACACA GGATCCCAACACCATATTCCGGGGAAACTCACTGACTTCCAAATGCATTGATGAGACCATGAAGCTGGCGGGGATGCATTACCTGCGGGTCACACTCAAACCCATCATTGATGAA ATCTGCACGGACCACAAACCTTGTGAGATCGACCCCGTCAAGCTGAAGGAGTCTGAGAACTTAGACACAAACAGG GAAAACCTGCGGCAGTACGTGGACCGGATCTTTAACGTCATCACCAGCTCGGGTGTGAGCTGTCCCACCGTCATGTGTGACATCTTCTTTTCACTGCGGGAGTCTGCCGCCTCACGCTTTCAGG ACGACCCGGATGTGCGCTACACGGCTGTCAGCAGTTTCATCTTCCTCCGTTTCTTCGCCCCTGCTATCTTGTCACCGAACCTCTTCCATCTGCGTCCACATCACCCG GATCCGTGCACGTCTCGGACACTGACCCTCATTTCCAAAACCATCCAAACACTGGGAAGCCTGGCCAAGTCCAAATCT GCCAATTTCAAAGAGTCCTACATGGCTGCCTTCTACGACTACTTCAACGAGCAGAAGTACGCCGATGCAGTAAAGAAC TTCCTGGATCTGATCTCGTCCTCGGCCCACTGGGATCAGAAGATCATTGAGACGCCCATCATGCTGAAGGAAGG ATTCATGATCAAACGAGCTCAAGGGCGAAACCGCTTCGGTCTGAAGAACTTCAAGAAGAGATGGTTCCGCTTGACCAACCATGAGTTCACCTACCATAAAACCAAAG GAGAGGGTGCTCTGTGCAGCATCCCTATTGAGAACATCCTGGCTGTAGAGAGACTAGAGGAAGAGTCCTTCAAAATGAAAAAC ATGTTCCAGGTCATCCAGCCAGAGAGGGCGCTCTACATCCAGGCCAATAATTGCGTGGAGGCCCGCGACTGGATCGACATCCTAACCAAGGTCAGTCAGTGTAACCGCAAGCGTCTGAGCACATACCACCCGTCTGCCTTCCTCAACGGACACTGGCTCTGCTGCAAGCTGTCTGCAGACACTGCGCCCGGCTGCACACCCTGCACAGG GGGACTTCCTGCCAACATCCAGCTGGACGTGGATGGAGACAGAGAGACGGAGAGGATCTACTCGCTCTACAGCACGTACATGTCCAAACTAGTGAAGATGCAGG AGGCCTGTGGCAGTAAGTCGGTGTACGATGGCCCAGAGCAGGAGGAATACTCCACGTTTGTGATCGACGACCCGCAGGAGACATATAAAACCCTGCGACTCGTCATCTCAGCCGTACAGACACTGGAGCAGCAGCACATGCAATACAAACGAGACAAGTTCAGGAAAACCAAGTACGGCAGCCA GGAACATCCAATCGGTGATCAGAGCTTCCAGTGTTACATTCGCCAGCAATCAGAAAGCTCCACCTACTCCATCTGA